The region CTGGCCGATCTCCACCGGCTCGACATCTGCCGTCTCGGGGATGGGTACGGCGGGCAGGGGTTCGGCGAGCGGGTCATGCCGGGGGAAGGTGAGCACGAGCCGTCCGGCCTTGGCGACGGTGACACGGCAGCAGGGGGAGCCAAAGCCGTGGGCCAGGTGCTCGATGCGGTCGGCCCAGTCCTTCACGGCCTGCCCGGACAGCATGCGCACGGTGACGCGATCGGCCCAGCCGTCGCACTCGACGCGGACGAGCCGGGGCAGGTAGTCACGGCCTTGGAGGTGACGGCCGAGCCCGGACACGATCATCACCGGTTGCCAGTGCCGCCGGTAGATCCACACCCGGCGCCAGAAGGCCAGCAGCCGCCAGCCGACCAGGCGCAGGAACGAGGCCTGATCCAGCAGCGCCCAGGACAGGCCCGCCGAGGGCAGGAACCCGGCCAACACCAGAGCTTGGCGCCAGCCGTACAGAGTCCACACGACGCCGAAGGCGACCGGCACGGCCACCGCGACCGGATGCCTCACGACAAGGCGGACCAGGCCCGCGAACAGTCGGGACAGCCAGATCACGATGGTGACGACGGTGGGCGTCTTGACGACGGCCGGGCGGAAGACCACGGCCGTGTCCGGGGTGGTGGAGACGAGGTTACGCGCCTCGTCGCCAGGCAGTTTTCGGAACATTAGACTTCGTGTCCTCTCGTGATTTCGCAGTCAGGGAGAGTTGAGGGGCCGCCGGAAGTTGCCGCTTCCTGCGGCCCCGCTTGCATGTCAGGCCGCCGTCTCGTCGACGACGGACGAGGTGAGGTGGTCGGAGTCGGCCGACTGGTCGGCGTGCAGGCGCTCGCAGTCGGCCAGGTACCGCGCGGCGGCGTTGAAGATCTGCCGCGCGACCTCCACGTCCCCGGCGGTGACTGGTCCGGCCCCGGTGGTCGAGACCGTCACGTTCGCCTCGTCGGACTCCAGCGACAGGAACGGCCGCCCGGACTCCAGCACCCGGGCACCCGCCCGCAGGACCGGCGTGTAGAACGAGACGCCGATGCGGGGGCGGCGTCCGGGGTCGATCGACATCGACACGTGGGTGTACGGGCCGCGAGCCATCAGGCCACCCCGCGCCCGTTGGCCAGGCCGTGAAACCGCCGCTCGACCGACCGGGCGAACGACGCCGCCTCACGGGCGAGCTGCCGCGCGAACTCGACATCGGCCGGGCTGACCTGGTCACTGTCGGAGGTGCTCAGCAGCACCGAGGTCGCACCGAAGTCCAGCGCCAGCACGGGCGTCCGCACCGGGTACGGCAGAGCCTTGGCCGAGGCGCCGCCCCCGGTGTTGAGACTGATCACAGCCGAGGGCCGAACCATACGCCGCCCCATCACGCCGCGTCCTTCGCAGCGTTGCCCGTCTTACCGGCGGTGCCCGTGCGCGGAGCCCGCATCACCCGAGCCGAGATCGAGTAGGCCAGCCGCCCCGTCGCCTGATGGACGTACGGCTTGACCTCCAGCCCGTCGAACTCGGCCGGGGCCAGCGGCACCCCGGGCAGTGACGGCGGGACGACCGGCTGAACCTCGGCGAGGATCTTCACGGTCACCGTCTTCTGCGCGGCCTTGAGCGAGGGGTCGGCGTCCATCACCGGGACCTGCCAGACCGGCAGCCCGGTCAGCTTGTCCTTGGCCTGGGTGTCCCGCTTGGCGTCGAAGTCCTTCGCCGCGGTCACCTCGCCCACGATGTAGCAGCCGTGCGGGAACAGCAGCTCGAAGCTGATCGGGATAGGCCCTTGCAGTGCCATCGTTCACCACCTCCTTGTCCACCCCCCTAGACATACGCGGCCGGTCCGCGACGAGAACTGTCTAGGGGGCTATGCGGACGAAGATAGCAGCACTCCTTCACGACTGTCTAGGGGGGTTGACGTCCGACGTCGAAGGAGTGCACTTCGAAATGCGGTAGCGCTTCCTATGTCGGCGGCGGGAGAGTGATCACACATAGCCTCTTGAGAGGGTGACTTGGAATGATGGCATCGATTGATCTGGGCGGGAACGAACGGCTGGAGTTCGAGCCTGCCAGAAATGTCCTACGTCTAATGCCCGCCATAGGAGGGGCGCAGATAGAACTGCGACTTAGGGCAGGTCGAGCAGGTGAGCCGCGCTCCGCTAGCCGGTTCGCAGTATCGGCGGCCCTGAACATCAGCCGGTCTCAGCAAGACCAAAGGATGCTGTGCCAATTGGAGGCCGAGCAGCTCATCGCACCGACAGTGCGGCAGACCGAATTCCATCTCGTGGGGTTCGTAAGTGACGATCAGTTGAGAGCCGCCGAGGAACTACGCAGAGGTGCAGAGCTGTGGTTCACTCTCGCACTCCGCGTCAGGACGGTGGATGGTGAGCTACCCACCCTTGTCGCATACTCAGGACACCTCACCTTCCCTGTCGAAGCGGGGGAGTGGAGTTCACAACTCGAGCGTGTCGATGCAGGCTCTTTCTTTGAAGTGCTGGTCCCAATGCCGGAGGCCGCGGACCATGCGGCCGCCGTTCGGCGGCTGCAGGAGGCACGACGGTTGCTGCGCGACAACCAGCTCGATGCATCGCTTGGCGAAGCCCGCAAGGCCCTGGAGCCAGTCCTAGAAGCGGTACGAGCGCAGGGTCTCGCCAAGGGAGCGTCTGAGAAACGAGCTCGTGAGCGAACCCTCAATGAGCGCTTCGCGGTCCTTGTTGAGGACGTTTTCTCTCTGCTCAGCGGGGCCGCGCATGACGACGAGATCACAAAGGATTTTCAGTTCACGCGTGCCGAAGCCCTCGCACTGCTCGCCACTACGGCTGGTCTGGTGAATCGGCTCGCCAAGCAGCAAATCTGAGTGTCACATGGATCGAAAGTCCCCAGCTCCATGCTGGAGATAGGCCGCTGTTGCATCATCGTGCGTTTTGCTGCGTGGCCAACGTTCGCCGTGGGGATCCGAGTGCTCCGCCTCACGGACTCGGCGGACAAGTTCGGCCGGGCCGTCTTGGGCCAGGATGTCGAGGAGCTGTCGCCAGGTCATTAGGCCATAGCGGCTGACGGCGTCGGCGGCTCCGTCGGTTAGCAGGGCCGCGGCGTGTACCTGGTCGGTGGGGATGGTGCCGGTGAGGGCTTGGTCGGCGGCGAGTGGGTCGGTGGAGGCGACCCAGAAGCCGCCGTCGCGGTTGCGGTATTGGCCGAGGGTTTCGACGTACTCCCGGCGGGCTTCGGCGTGTTCGGGTGTGCCGCCGCGCAGGCTGTCGAATCGCGCGCGGTGGGGTGCGGCGATCTGTTCTAGCCGGTCGTCGCAGATCACGATCGGCTCGGGGGCGCCGGTGTCGAGGATGAGGGTGCTGTCGCCGAGGACGAGCCAGTCGAGGTGGTCGGCGGTTTGGCGGAGCATGATGACGGTGGCGGAGGGGGAGCCGCCGTGGGTTAGGTCGCAGGTGAAGTCGTGCAGTGAGGTGACGTGCTTGATGCCCTGGGCGAGGAGTTCGGGCAGGGGGCCGGTGCTTTGGGTGATCTCGGCGAGCAGGGTGGAGCCGAGGGTGTGGGAGTACCAGCGGACGCTGTGGGAGCAGGTTGAGGTGACACCTGGGGGGATGCTGGCGCCGTCGAGCAGGACGACGGCGTTGACGGTGGCGCCGATGAAGTCTTCGTTGGGCCGGTCGGGGTGGGCGGGTTCGCTGGCGAAGGCGACGCGCATCAGGTGTCCTCGTGCCGGTAGAGCGGGCTGGACAGTTCCGCCCGCACTGGTTCCCCGGTTTGCGGGTCGTATTCGACGCCGACCACGCAGGAGAAGCGGCGGTCGCCGACCTGCCCCCACAACGTGGCGATCTCATTGGCGAGTAGGTGGATGACGCCGAGGGAGCCGTTGGGGTGGATACCGGCGATGGCCAGGAACGACCCGTTGCCGTCCGGCCTGGGCAACCGGCCGAAGAAGGCCGAGTCGGTCGGCTGGGCGGGGTCGAGCTGGGAGCCGGAGCGGTACTCGCGGTCGGTGCGGGTGTCGATCAGCTTCCAGCCGGTGTCGTCACGGTCCCAGTGGATGACGGGGTCGGCGTCGTATGCGGCCCGCATGGCTTCGGACATGCGGGGGCCGCAGATGACGAGCAGGCCGGGCCGGTTGAGGTCGATCTGCCCATGGACGGTGACGTTGTCGGTGGCGACGTTCAGGCCGAAGGTTCGGGCGAGGTCTTCCAGGCGCTTGCCGGCGCGCATGTCGTCCAGGGCGACCATGGAGCGGCCGGTCGCGGCGTCGTGCCGCAGCGGGGTCACCACGGTCACGGTCCCGGCGCCGAGGAACGCGCCCTCGGGGGCGGGGCCGGTGTGGCGGATCTGGTGGATACGTCCGCGGGACAGGCCGGCCTTCTCGGCGATCTGCGCATACGACATGCCCTGGGCGTGAAGCTCTTGGATGACGCGGCGGCGCAGCCGGGCCAGTTCGGTGACTTCTTGCTGGGCGGCGTTGAGTCGTTCGGTGGCGACCCGGAGCAGCAGATAGGGATCGTCAATTGCGGCGATCTTGTCCAGGTCACTCGGTGGCACGGTTCCTCCTTGGTGGCGCGCATCCGAGTCTAGGGCCCTAGACGAAATGTCGTCTATCCCTCTTGACAGTACGATTTTGGCTGGTTTGCCGGTTGTTGGGTCCACGGCCCGGATCGCTGAGCGCCGGTTGGGGACACCGCGCGGGCTCACCGCGCCCTCCCCGTCAGCAGGGCTGCCCAGATCTCACGGGCTTGCGGGATGGGCCAGCGGTGGGTTTCGCGGATTTCGGGTGCGTCCTCGTTCTGGAGGGTGCGCCGGATGAACCCTTGACCGCCCGCCTGGCACAACTCGTAAACGATGGCGAGGCAGTCGCAGGTCCAGGCGAGAACCCGCACCCGCGCCCCGCCCCAGGGGTCGAACCACGCCAGCTTCGTGCAGCCGGGCTGCCGACGGTCGGGGACGTGCGGGCTCAGGCAGCTCATGACCGGCAGGCCGCCTGCGCGGCGGCGATGGGGTCGACCTTGAGCAGGGCCCAGACGGTACGGCCGGCGTGGTCGCCGTACACGCCCCAGTTGTCGGCCAGGTTGGCGACCAGCAGCAGGCCGCGGCCGCCTTCGTCGTCGCTGGGTCGCACCAGCCGGGGAACTTCGGGGCCGCCTTCGTCGACGACGCCGAGCCAGACCTGATCGGGTTCGGCCTGGATGCTGACGGTGAACTTGCCGCCGAATCGGGCGGAGGCGGTGTGGCGGACGGCGTTGGTCGCCAGTTCGCTCACGATGAGTTCGGCCGACTCGATGACCGGCCAGGTGCCGAGGGTTGTGGTGATGAATCGGCGGGCTTCGGTGACCGATGCGGGACGGCCGAGGAAGTGCCGGGACAGGCGCCATGCGGGCATGGGACACGCTCCGTCGTATAGGGGGCTAGACATGCCTTCGACGTGAGCGTATGACCAACGCTAGAAGTATCTCAAGGAATACGACGCATAAATGCGTCAGTTGTCGGGCTGCTTCGCCAACTCTCGGAAGTCCGTCGCGATCTCGCCCAGCAGCGCCCGCAGCTCGTCCCCGTACACGGCGGCGTCCGCGAACGCCTCAAACGTCTGTTCATGAGCGCCGACCTCGCCCGCCTCGGTCAGCGTGAAGTCACCGGTCAGGCTCTCGACCACGCTCACGGAGCCGTCGAAGATGGTGAACCCGTGCAGTGGGAAGGCCGGAGCCTCTGTCTTCCACGGCACGACGCCGAGCCGGACATGTGGCAGCGTGGACACCTGGGTCAGCCGGTCGAGCTGTGCCAGCATCAGCGACGGCGACCCTGGCCACGTACGCACTGCTCCCTCAGTCAGCACGAAGGCGAACCGCCGGCCCTGCTCGAACAGCACCGCCTGAGCATCAACCCGTACGGCCGCCGCCTTGGCCGCATCATCCTCATCCACATCCCGGCCGATTGCCACCGCCAGCCGCGCATACTCCGCCGTCTGCAATAGCGCCGGGATCATTGCCGAGGAGAAGACGGCCATCCACTCGGACGAGCTGACCCGCGCAGCGTTCGCCGCCTCTCGGCCGGCTAGCCCGCCCTTGAGCCGGGATACCTCATGACGCAGCCGTACGAGCAGCATGTCCAACTCGCGCCGCGCATCATCATCGAGTTGGAGAGCAGCCGACACCCGCTCAACAGTCTCCGGCGTCGGCAGTAATCGCCCTGTCTCCATGCGCGAGATCGTCGGCTGCGCCACCCCGGCCTGCTGTGCCAGTTCCTTACCCGTCAGCCCCGCATCCTTGCGCAGCCGCCGCAGCAGGTCACCCAGCTCCCGCAGCCGATCCCGCCGCTCCTCCATGCTGGCGTTCTACCACTGGTACTCGGTCAGGTGACCCCCGGTCTGCGGAACTCTGCTGAATTGTGCTCATAGGGATCAAGGCGGCGGCGCGGCGCGCCACCGCACTGCGGCCCCTCGCCCGCCCGCCGTCCGGGCGTGCGGCCTGGGGGCCGGTCCCGGCCGGCAGCGGCTCGGGCCGCCCGCCGCACGCCACCCTGCCGTAACCAACGCACTCGCCGCCTTGTGCCGCACCGCCGCGAGGAAGAAGCCGCCGCGAACTACCGGACTCGAACCGGCTCACCCCAATTACCGGGGGACGAACGCACAAGCGTTGGCCTGAACTCCCATTCAGCATTTGAACGCGACGGCATGAGAAGCGTACGGCGGCGTAGGGCTGATGTCGAAGAATTTGCCTCCGGCGGGGGTCTCCGGCTCCGGGATGATCGCGACACCTTTTGAAGGGACCGTAGCTGGCTGAGGTGAGACCGATCGTCCCGCCCGCCGTCGTCCCGGACAAGTCGAGCAGACCAGGGGCCAGGGGCGAAGGTCGTTCTTCCAGTGGGGAGCTCCACCTTCACCCCTGGCCCCTGGCCCGCTCCCCTGAAGGGCGGGACGACGGCACACGGGACGATCGGGAGGTGCAGGCGTGCGCAGTTTGCGCATGGATTGTCGCCCCTCGCCTCGTTACTGTGGTGACGTGACTCTCCCTGTCGGCGGACCGGATCGACCACCAGGTAGCGAGCCCGGCGACTTCTGGACGGGCTGGTGGACGTTCATAGGAGGCCCGTTCCTGATCGTTCTCGGAGGGTACGACCTGATTACGAGCGGCGGCAGCTTGTGGGGTTGTGTATCCAGTTTCGCGCTCTTGATCGCCGGAGCGGTTCTTTGGCTGGAGCACTGGAAGATCGTATGGGCGCACGTTCAGAAGTCCCGCCGACCTGACCGTTGATGGCGAAATCCACGAAAAGATCCGGTACGCGCTCGCAATGACCTCGGGCGCTGAGTTGCATTTCGGGTTGCAGTCCCGGGTCGTCCAAAGCAGTTCAGATCAGACCACGCATGCGCGCTGACCTGCGTTGAACTGTCCGAACCATGATCGACCGAGCTTTAAATCCGCAGGGCTGCCCACCACCGCATCAGGTGCGCAGGCGCGCCGCTCTCCGTCTACTCCGTGTACGTGCCATCCGGGCGCATGACTGCAGTCCGCGTCACGGGCACGACGGTTGCGCTGGGCACGCGATCGTTCACCGCGATGACCAGCCGGAGTGCCCGATCAGCCTCGGGAAGCACGTAAGCCAAGATCTTGTAGCCGCTCCCGTCCTCTCCGGTGACGTTCGCCCAGTCCTTATCCCCGTTCTCCTCCATGACCGCGAGTTCGTCATAGACAGCGACACGACGCACCGTGACAGGTACTCCTCTGCAATCTCAGCTGCCACCTGCTCGTTCATCCCCGCAGAGCCGCCCTCCGTCGTGCCATTAGCGTGCCATTAAGGAGGGTAACGAGGGGGCAACCACGGTCACTCATGACCGGCTCCACGCCCAGGTCAGCGCCAGTACAGGCCGTGATCCATGCAATTCCCAAGCTGACAGCGCGGAGATTAGATGGAGCCAGCGCTCGCTGGAGTTGTCGCGAACTTCTCAAACCCAGCGACCATCTCGGCCAGGTTCAAGGGACCACACGCGCCCTGGAACAGCCGGCCATCGCTTCTGATGTGGATCCAGTCATCCTCAGTCCGGTCGAGGGATCGCCAGTCGAAGGCGTGGCCCTCAAGATCGGTGCCGACGAGGTCCACCCCAATGCTCCACCCTGGGTTGTCGAGCGTGTGCGCCGTGAGGCGCTTGTTGATCGAGTGGAGGTGAAAGACCTCTGCCTCCGGTCTGTCGCAGCAGGCTGGTGGAGCTGAGGGCAGCCTGATCCGGGAGGTGCCGGGGAGGGTGGGAAGCAGCCCTGACAAAGCCGGGGCGGGGCCAGCACTGCCAGATGGCCGTGTGCCCGGCGAGCGAGACGGAGAGGTGTACGAGAGAAACCGGTGTGTGAAGCCTCGTAACGAATCCCACCAGCTCGAACCTGGCGGATCTGGGCTGGGAGCGGTGCACGCCTGCCTCATGCTTGGGCGGGCGACTTTCGCGGTGGTCTCGTTCGCTGCCGTGGAAGGCCACGGTGAAGGTCTGCGGCGTAGCCGTGGCGATGCCGCCGGGGTATAGCCGGGCGCCTCCTCCGACAAGCGATCACAAGTGAACACGGGAACCGTCCCGGTCCCGCCACGGGCCGCGCATCCGGCGCGGAGATCCGGGCTGGGCCCACCGTCGGCCGAACGGGCCGGGGCGGGGCGGAGCCGCCGTAGTAGTCCGAGCGTGGGAAAGCCGCGCACATGGCGAAGGGCGGCAGCGGGTTGCGAGGAGAAGGGGACTGCAATGCTCGAAGATGCCGGGGTGGAGACCCCGGCCGCGCAGCACGACGTGCCGCCGGTGCGTCCGCTGCGGGTACGGGAGATGCAGACCAGACTGCACCGCTGGGCGGTTGCCGATCCCGGCCTCCGCTTCGATGATCTTTACCACCTGGTATGCGACCGCAGGTTCCTCGCCATGGCGTGGGACCGAGTCGCCGGCAATACCGGTGCCCGCACCGCCGGCGTGGATCGGGCCACGGTCCGTTCCATCGTCGAGCGGGTGGGCGTGGATGCGTTCCTGGACGAGCTGCGTGAGCAGTTGCGGCAGCAGGCGTTCCGCCCGCTGCCGGTTCGCGAACGGGTGATTCCCAAGCACGGCGGGAAGCTGAGGAGCCTCGGTATCCCGACTGTGGCCGACCGCGTGGTCCAGGCGGCGCTGAAGCTGGTGCTGGAACCCATTTTCGAGGCCAACTTCGAAGCGGTCTCCTATGGGTTCCGGCCCGGCCGCAGGGCGCACGACGCGATCGCCGAGATCCACTTCTGGGGCACTCAAGGCTACCGCCAGGTCCTGGATGCGGACATCGAGGCGTGCTTCGACTCGATCGATCACACGGCCCTGATGGACCGGGTGCGCGCCCGAGTCAAGGACAAGCGCGTGCTCGCCCTGGTCAAGGCGTTCCTCAAGGCCGGGATCCTGCGGGAGACCGGGATGATGGAACCGTCCGAGACCGGCACCCCGCAAGGCGGCATCCTTTCCCCGCTGCTGGCCAACATCGCCCTTTCCGCGCTTGATGCGCACCTGATGGGGCCGTGGAAGCCGGGCGGAACGATGTCTTCGGATCAGCGCCGCAGGACACGGGTGGTCAAGCACCTGCCCAACTGGCGGATCGTGCGTTACGCGGACGATTTCGTCGTGCTGGTCAGAGGTGAACGCCACCACGTAGAGGCGCTGAAAGCGGAGATCGGTGAGGTGCTCGCTCCGCTTGGGCTGCGCTTGTCGCAGTCCAAGACGCGCGTGGTGCACATGGCCGACGGGTTCGACTTCCTCGGCTTCCATATCAAGTGGATGCGCAAACGGGGAACGGACAAGTGCTACGTCTACACGTTCATCGCGGACAAGCCGGTCCGCGAACTGAAGCGGAAGATCAGGGCGCTGACCCACAGGAGGTCGCAGGTCCCGTTCGCCGCCGTGCTGTCGAGGATCAATCAGATCCTGCGCGGCTGGGCCAACTACTTCAGGCACGCCGTCGCCAAGCACACGTTCAACGCCTTGCGTTCGTTCGTGTGGTGGCGAGTGGTCAACATGATCACGTATCGGCGGCGCATGACGTGGACGACCCTGCGCCGACAGTTCAAGGGCCCTCAGGGCTGGCGGCAGATCGCCCTGGACGGCGTCGAGCTGTTCAACATCGCCACGGTGACGGTCACCCGCTATCGCTGGCGGGGACTGAACATCCCGGCACCGTGGACCGCATAAGATCATCGATCCAGCGTCAGCGACCCGTGGAGAGCCGGATGCGGTGAGAGTCGCACGTCCGGTTCGGCGAGCGGCTTGGGGAGACGGGCTCAGAGAAACCTGAATACCGCGCCCCAAGCCGACTCGACATCGATCTTCACGCCATAGGCGTGCTCCCATTCTCCATCGCACTGAGCGGCATACCACCGCTGCAGGAAGCCGAAGGGATCACCAGTCATCGCGGCATCTTAGCTCACGGGATATTTACGGGATGATCTTCGCTATCAGCCGTCCTTCATCACCCGGCTTAGCAGCTCAGAGGCCCTATGGCCCGGTAGACGAGCCATCCACTTCTAATCTGATCGCTCTTCGTCCTCCTCGCTGCTCGATTGTCCCGGCCGTGCCCGCCGAGTCAAGGGCGCCTGCGGCGTCGCTTCGCGATCAGCTTCGCTGACCCTTGACACGGCGGTCCCGTCCTGGGGGTCGGCAGCTACGAGGAGGACGGGGGCAGACCAGGAGACGGGCCGCGTCGGCACTGGTTCGGGCAGGTCGCGGGCGTGATCGCCGGGCCATTAGCGGGCCATTAGCGGGCCATTAAGGGCGGTCAACAGGGCGCACTCAGGGTCACTCGCGGGCGGCTCCTCGCCCAGGTCGGGGCCGTTGTCCCGGGTGATCAAGCTGATTTGCAAGCAGGAAGTCAGGGGTTCGAATCCCCTAGGCTCCACCCACTCAAAGCCCAGGCCAGGGACCCTTTTCCCCACCTGGGCTTTGATCGTTAGTCGGCCTTCGCGTTCTCCCGTGCGCAATCCACTCTTGAGCCGTCCTCGCGCGAGTTGTCGAGCTGCTTTGTCACCTCATAGCAGGCACGGTGACTGGGGACCCGATCGGACAACAGGGCCAGTGGCCATCTCCCTTGTTCGGGAATGGGAAGTACTTCGCTGCGCCTAACCTGGGAGCAGGGTGAGCGCGGGCACGTGCACGGGACGAACTACAGAGAAGTCACGGACGTCTTCTACCTGTTCGGATGCGTCGCTCCTGCCAGCGCGGAAGGCACCGAAGAGTGTGGGCAGACCATCAGGACCGAGTTCTGGCTCCTCTGAATGCGAGTGGACCAGTTGGAGGAGCCGCGCACGCTCCTCCCGCACCTGATCCGGCCGGAGCTGATCGACCAGTCGGTGAAGATCTTCGTACTCTTCGAGTGGCGCTGTCATGTCTCCGAGTGTACGTGTCGAGACTGATCGTTTCCGTAACCTGCGGTTATGTACGTATCGATCTTCGCTGTAGCAGCCGTGCGCAGTACGGCGCCGGTAACTCGGAGATGCTCGCCGTGCCATTAGCGTGCCATTAAGGGCGGTCAACAGGGGGCACTCACGGTCACTCGCGGACTGCCTCTCGCCCAGGTCGGGGCCGTTTCCGCTGGTGATCAGGCCGACTTGCAAGCAGGAAGTCAGGGGTTCGAATCCCCTAGGCTCCACCCACTCAAAGCCCAGGCCAGGGGCGTTTCCCCCGGCAGGGTGTCGATCGTTGATCGGCCTTCGCGCTCTCCCGTGTCCGTCGCGTGCCCGATCCACTCTTGAGTCGTCCTCTCGCGAGGCTGTCGAGCTGCTTGGCCACGTGGTGTCGTCGCTCGTCGCGCGTGTTCATCCCGCTCTGAGGAACTGCTCAAAGGCTTCCCGTGCCAGCGCGGATACGCTCTTGCCCTCTTGCTCGGCGCGGGCCTTCGCGCGGTCACGCAACTCCTCAGGAACTCTGAAGGAGACCCTTGGGGAATGTGTGCTCTCACCTGTAAGCGATGGGCGCCCGGGGCGACCGGTAGGCACGGGTACGCGGCCCTCGTCGATCGCGTGATGAACGTCGTTGACCGCGTCCCGTACGTACTCGTCCGTGATCAGGTTGCCCTTGGCGTCGTGGATCTCTTCGGAGTCACTGTCGATATCGGAGTCGTGGTCCAGGGCCAGTTCGATGTCTGCGGGTGGCCAGGCTGCTTCGTGCTCAGTCATGGCGTCCTTCTCCGTAGCGCGGTCGGCATCACGTGGATGATCACTAGAGCTCTGTCGGTGAGGATGCCTATTACCTCCAGTTCCACGCCCCGATCATCGGGCCCGATCCAGACCCATCGATCCTGCAACGTCGGGTCGGTGGCCGGCACGATTGCTGGCGGCCCAGATCGGACGACGTACGCGCCTGCCCGATGCGGTGCTTGCGCGCCGACGCCAAATTATGTCGGACACAACCCTTGTAGGTAGGGGGTTCCGGTCTGCAGCTCGCCGACCTTTGAAACGGTGCTCGCGTCCTGGGTGCCGGCGGCTACGAAGAGGTTCGGGCGGACCGGGGGTGCGGCCCGTGACCGCTGGCAGGTCGCGGGCGTGATCGCCGGGCCATTAGCGGGCCATCAAAGGGCGGGCAACAGGGGGCACTCACGGTCACTCACGGACTGTCTCTCGCCCACCTCGGCTGCGCGGGCACGATCACCGGCCTGCAGCGCTTCGCGTTGCGGGGCATCGTCAGAGACGCCTCGCCCGAGCGGGCAGGCAGTTGCGTGGTTCAGCGCATGAAGGGTTCGAAGATGGAAATCACCTTCGTGGCAGCATGATCGGCGTCCCCGTCCGCGATCGCCTCGACCAGCTCGTGGTGGTGGCGGTGTGCCGCGTCCTCGTCCTCGCTCTTCTCGTCGCGCATGTGGGCGGCGAAGATGTCGAGCATGCTGGTGTACAGCTTGACGTAGAGCGGGTTGTGCGTCGCCGCCACGATCGCGCGGTGCAGGGCGAGGTCCGCGCTCGCTCGCAGGTCGAGATCATCGGTCGACCAGCTCGCTTCTCGACGGTCGCGCAGCTCGCGCAGCAGCTCGACGTCGGCATCCGAGCGGTTCAATGCGGCCAGTGACGCTGCGGCGCTGTCAAGGGCGCGGCGTAGTTCCAGGTAGTGGCGACGGGTGCCACCGGCGAGCTGACGTTCAAGGGTGCCTGTCAGCTCGGAGCTGGAGATGACGAAGGTGCCGCGGCCCTGCTCGCGGCGCAGCAGACCTGCGTGCACCAGCGACTGCAGCGCCTCGCGCACCGTGTTCCGGCCGATCCCGAACTCCGACACCAGTGCGGCCTCGGTCGGTATCTGCTCACCGACCGGCCAGCGTCCGGAGACCACCTCCTCGCGGAATCGCTCGGCGGCCTGGTCGATGAGTCCCACTCGACGCATCGGCTGTCGCGTGCCAGAATCTTCAGAACTCATCCCATAATCCCATCATCTGCTGACCTTACACCGGAGTATAACGTGACATCGCTCTCCCCACCGCTCGTTCCGTCGCACCGTGGGCG is a window of Microbispora sp. NBC_01189 DNA encoding:
- a CDS encoding FadR/GntR family transcriptional regulator encodes the protein MGLIDQAAERFREEVVSGRWPVGEQIPTEAALVSEFGIGRNTVREALQSLVHAGLLRREQGRGTFVISSSELTGTLERQLAGGTRRHYLELRRALDSAAASLAALNRSDADVELLRELRDRREASWSTDDLDLRASADLALHRAIVAATHNPLYVKLYTSMLDIFAAHMRDEKSEDEDAAHRHHHELVEAIADGDADHAATKVISIFEPFMR